The Cellulomonas oligotrophica sequence CGGTCAGCCCGACGACACCGAGGATCGCGAGCACCCAGGTCACGACGATGCCCACGCGGCGCGGCGGCGGCGCGAGCTCCTCGTCCTCGACCGCGCCGTGCAGCACCAGCTCCGCACCGGTGGCCGCCGCCTGGGCGGGCACAGCCTCGATCTCGCCCGTGCCGCGCTGGGTCAGCCACGCGGCGCGCGCCGCGGGACCGTCGGCCGCGGCGGTGGGCCGGCGGCGGGAGATCGCGGCGGCGCCCACGACTGTCGCCGCGGTGCCGGGCAGGGCGCCGTCCGGCAGGTCGTCGAGCTCGACGACGTCGGCGAGCACCACGGACACGTTGTCGCCCCCGCCGGCCCGCAGCGCGAGCTGCACCAGCCGGTCGGCGCACACGTCGACGTCCGCGATGGTCGCGAGCGTCTCCTCGATGGTCTCCGCCGAGACGAAGCCCGACAGGCCGTCGGAGCACAGCAGCCACCGGTCGCCGACGCGGGCCTCGCGCACGGACAGGTCGGCGGTGACCTCGGCGTCGAAGTCGCCCAGGACCCGCATGACGACCGACCGCTGCGGGTGGTGCTCGGCCTCCTCGGGCGTGATCTTGCCCGTGTCGACGAGGTGCTGGACGAACGTGTGGTCCGTCGTGACCTGCGCGAGGTGCCCCTCGCGGAACAGGTACCCGCGCGAGTCGCCGAGGTGCACCATCGCGAGCTTGTTGCCGGCGCGCAGGATCGCGGTGACGGTCGTGCCCATGCCGGCCAGGTCGGGGTCGGCCTGGCTGCGGGCGATGATCTCGGCGCGCGCGTCGTCGAGCGCGACCTCGAGCTCGTCGAGCGCGTCGTCGGGCCCGTGGGACTCGCCGTCGAGCGGGGCGAACGCGGCCACGGCCACGGACGACGCGACGTCGCCCCCCGCGTGCCCGCCCATGCCGTCGGCGACGACGAGCAGGTGCGGACCGGCGTACGCCGAGTCCTGGTTGTCGCTGCGGACGAGACCGACGTCCGAGCGCGCCGCGTAGCGCAGGGCGACCGTCACCGGCTACCTCTGCAGCTCGAGGACGCTCTGCCCCACCCGCACGGGCGTGCCGTTCGGCACCGGGGTGGGGGCGTCCACGCGCTGCTCCGCGACGAACGTCCCGTTGGTCGAGCCGAGGTCCTCGACGTACCACTGCTCACCCTGCGGGAACAGGCGCGCGTGGCGCGAGGAGGAGTAGTCGTCGTCGAGCACCAGCGTGCAGCTCGGGGCGCGGCCGATGAGGATCGACGACCCGCTCAGGGGGATCGTCGTGCCGCGCAGCGGCCCCTCGGTGACGACGAGCCGGCTCGGGCCGGCGCTGCGGCTGGACCGGCGCGACGTGCGCGTCGGCGGCTCGGCGGGCGTCGGCGCGGCGGGTGCGGCCGGGGGCGCGCCGACCTCGACGGGCGCGGACGCCGAGGCGGGCCGCGGGGGAGGGCCGCCCGGGCGGCGGCGGTCCACGATGCGCGTGCCGTACAGGTCGCGCCGCAGCACCGTGATCGCGGACAGCACGAGCAGCCAGAGCAGCGCGAGGTAGCCCAGGCGCAGAAGGGTGACGGTCAGCTCGCTCATGCGCGTGTCGTCACTCGTCCCCGTCGGCGTCGCCGCCGGTCCAGAAGAGGATGCGCGTGCGTCCGATGGTCAGCGTGTTGCCGTCCAGCAGCGTCGCGGCGGGCACCTGGTGGCCCTCGACGTACAGCCCGTTGGTCGAGCCCATGTCCGAGGCCACGACGCCGTCGGGCGTCACGCGGATCTCGAGGTGGCGCCGGGAGACGCCGGGGTCGTCGACGATGATGTCGGCCTCCGAGCCGCGGCCGATGACCGTGACGGGGCCGGTGAGGATGTAGCGCTGGCCGTCGATGTCGACCAGCGGGTGCCGCGGGCTGGGTGCCGCGCTCGTCGCGGGCGCCACCGCCCCGCGCACCGTCGCGCTGTGGACGGCGAACCGCCCGGCCTCCTGCGTGGTGTTCTCGGAGAACGAGACCGTCACGGGGCCCACGAACGCGTAGTGCTGCTCGCCGGCGTGCGTCGTGACGTTGGCCGCGAGCTCCTCGGCGAGGGCCTCGGCGCCCCACGCCTCGACCTGGTCGTAGTCGGGCGTCGACAGCTCGATGGTGAACTCGTTGGGCACCACGGTGCGGTCACGGCCGACGACCGCCGCACGGTCGTCGAGCTCACGACGCAGCGCGTCGGCCATCTCGATCGGCTTGACCTCCGACCGGAAGGCGCGCGCGAACGCGTTGTTGACCACGCGCTCGACGCCGTTCTCGAACTTGTCGAGGAACCCCACGCTCACCTCCTCCCGCCGGTCCGGCCCGGTCCACGCCCCGTCCCGCCCCGGCGTGCTCGTCGGACCGTCGGTGCCAGGTGCCACGACGTTCCGGGGTCGATGGTATCCGCGACCCCGCCCCTGCACGGCATCTCGGACACCTGGACATGTGTCGAGATCCTGTGCGTGAACCGTAGAACTCCGCGCCCGCGCGCGCGAGGGACCTCGGTGACCATCCTCACCTCGCCCCGCCCCTCCCGCCGACCTGTCTCGCCCGTCTGCCGCCGACCCCGTCATCGGTGACGCCCGTCGTCCCCCTCGCGTCATCGACGACGGGGTCGGCACCCGCGGGCGGGTCCGGTCGGGGTGCGGGCGGGCCGGGAGGTGGTCGGCTCGGCCGGGAGGCCGTGCTAACGTTCTACACCGCGCGCGAGTGGCGGAACGGCAGACGCGCTGGCTTCAGGTGCCAGTGTCCGAAAGGGCGTGCGGGTTCAAATCCCGCCTCGCGCACACAGCAGCAGCTCGGCGACGAGCGGCTCACGCAGTCACGAAGCTCCCGGTCAGGTCTCTGACCGGGAGCTTCGTCGTTGCGGGGTGGTGCCATGATGGTGGCTCCCGACGATGGCCCACGTGCGCCGCGAAGCACGACACGATGAACATCACGCCCGGAGGGGCCGCCCTCGTCCGCCGGTGAACGGCCCGCAGGTGCGGGTCCGCACCCCGCACGACCTGCGCCGTGAACGACGCCGGCGCCCGCGCTCCTGCTGGGACCACCTCGTCGCCGCGCCCCTGTGGCCGCTGCACGGCGCCAACCTCGGCACCTTGCTGCGCACGTGCGACGCCGTCGGTGCGTGCCTCGCCGTCCCGCGGCTGCCGTGGGTCCCCGAGGCCCTGGAGCGCGGCAACACCCTGCGCCACCCCGCGTGCGTCCACTGGACGGGGAACCCGATCCGCTGGCTGCAGCGCCAGCGCGACCGCGGCTCCGCGGTCGTGGGCGTCGAGCTCGCCGAGGAGTCCGTCCGCCTCGCCGACCTGCCCGCGGCGCGGCGGCGCACGGTCATGGTGCTCGGCCACGAGCAGACCGGCATCCCCGGCGAGGCGCTGGACCTGCTGGACCTCGCCGTGGAGATCCCCATGGTGGGCACGGGCTCGAGCCTCAACGTCGCCGTCGCGGGCTCGCTGGTGCTGTACCGGCTCGCGGGGCTGGGGTGACAGGGGCGGTCGTGCCCAGGGGGCCTTGACGTGACGGGTCCGGCGGGCCTGCGGTGGTGCCGGTGGTCCGGGCGGCGGAGGATCGCGGGATGACGTCGTCGGTCCAGCCGCTGCGCACCGGGGCCCGCGGGCTCGTGGCCGCGTTCCTCGTCTCCGGGACGGTGCACCTGGTGCGCCCCGAGGT is a genomic window containing:
- a CDS encoding TrmH family RNA methyltransferase; translation: MNGPQVRVRTPHDLRRERRRRPRSCWDHLVAAPLWPLHGANLGTLLRTCDAVGACLAVPRLPWVPEALERGNTLRHPACVHWTGNPIRWLQRQRDRGSAVVGVELAEESVRLADLPAARRRTVMVLGHEQTGIPGEALDLLDLAVEIPMVGTGSSLNVAVAGSLVLYRLAGLG
- a CDS encoding PP2C family protein-serine/threonine phosphatase — encoded protein: MTVALRYAARSDVGLVRSDNQDSAYAGPHLLVVADGMGGHAGGDVASSVAVAAFAPLDGESHGPDDALDELEVALDDARAEIIARSQADPDLAGMGTTVTAILRAGNKLAMVHLGDSRGYLFREGHLAQVTTDHTFVQHLVDTGKITPEEAEHHPQRSVVMRVLGDFDAEVTADLSVREARVGDRWLLCSDGLSGFVSAETIEETLATIADVDVCADRLVQLALRAGGGDNVSVVLADVVELDDLPDGALPGTAATVVGAAAISRRRPTAAADGPAARAAWLTQRGTGEIEAVPAQAAATGAELVLHGAVEDEELAPPPRRVGIVVTWVLAILGVVGLTALTYVWTQDQYFVGASEGSVAVFRGIPQTLGPLELADVVETSDVVVADLPAYVQERVAATISAANLDEARALVATLAEDAEAAVVEPEPTATAEPTATPRPTPTPSPTPKSTPAADAAPAGASAPADKTES
- a CDS encoding FHA domain-containing protein FhaB/FipA, translated to MSELTVTLLRLGYLALLWLLVLSAITVLRRDLYGTRIVDRRRPGGPPPRPASASAPVEVGAPPAAPAAPTPAEPPTRTSRRSSRSAGPSRLVVTEGPLRGTTIPLSGSSILIGRAPSCTLVLDDDYSSSRHARLFPQGEQWYVEDLGSTNGTFVAEQRVDAPTPVPNGTPVRVGQSVLELQR
- a CDS encoding FhaA domain-containing protein; its protein translation is MGFLDKFENGVERVVNNAFARAFRSEVKPIEMADALRRELDDRAAVVGRDRTVVPNEFTIELSTPDYDQVEAWGAEALAEELAANVTTHAGEQHYAFVGPVTVSFSENTTQEAGRFAVHSATVRGAVAPATSAAPSPRHPLVDIDGQRYILTGPVTVIGRGSEADIIVDDPGVSRRHLEIRVTPDGVVASDMGSTNGLYVEGHQVPAATLLDGNTLTIGRTRILFWTGGDADGDE